In Garra rufa chromosome 14, GarRuf1.0, whole genome shotgun sequence, the genomic stretch AAAGTAAGAGCAGGTAATGATCACAGAGATGGCCTGCAAAGTTCACTGCAACTGAATGTGAGCAATAAAAGGATGTGTTGCTGAGATGTCTGTAACTGTATGCcgcaaaaataaaatcacatagCTAGTTAGTGCACATGCTTTAACACACGGAGTGGTGCTCATGTGGATGATGTGAGTAAATCTGGCCCGCAACATTTTCTGATCATGTGCCAACTTTGTAAAACATGATTGCTTTAGTATTCAAAAGTATGCATACATGCAGTCAGGATTCTATTTGCCTTAGCATTTAGTAGTTACCACTTTTTAGAAACTGTTAATTTCTTGATAATATATGTGTCTGTGTATGACCAAATGCAGtaataaatgaatacaaaattatgaatatattatgaaaatatgattattaaaatatatagaatattaaaataattagaaGAGTAAAAACTTTTATGATCTTCTAATGATCTAGTGTTTCTGAACTTTTGACCACTAACAGTAATATTACCTGCAATTTGAGGTAGTTTGTTTTATCTTTTGGGCTGTATTTCTCACTAGATAAAGAATAAAGCTAAAAAACACTACAATTTTGTCATATTGACAAATAAAATTCTTCCAGGTTATGACaggaaattacagaaattaaataTAGGCCTAGGTATTATTTTGCTAATTACTACATGGAGTAGTGCAAATATTTGCTCACAATAATCTGATTCCAATTCTTTACTAATTGTGATGCATTGTGAATTATTTAAGTATGATTGATAATTATTCAAAAATATGTTCTAAATAGAATAACTAATTACACCACCAATTAATGTTTGGGGTCtgtatgattattattattattatgtttttttatgtttttgatttttttttttattattatttaacatctGCTGAACATTTTTGTAGCAAcctttgattctttgatgaatagaatcttcaaaagaacagcatttatttaaaatagaacttGAATTCAAATGCATTTACTATTACTTTTGATTGAATTTATGCATCTTTCCTGAATAAAAGTCTTCATAAAAAAGAATTTACTGCCCCAGGTTTTATCCTTACAAGCTCAACCTTTATACTTTCGATAAGAAATGAACATATAATACAGTGGCTATTATAgtcaattattaaattattaaaaaaatatttaaaaaattagtttattttacagtgtaacagTACATTTGGGTACTAAGTAATATTAATGATCAGCATGTACTTACTAGGGTTATGGTTTTCTTTAGGGTTAGTTGCATGTAATTATTCATAATTGGCCATTATTTAACTcatgttaaataaattaataactgGTGTGCTTGAATGAATCGCTTATGTTTCTGATATGTTAAATCTGGTCCGAACACAGGTGCTAGTCGTGAACAGATATGTTGTTAGAGTTATAAGttagaagaaaaaaagaacaacaacaacaaattaaacacacacacaagggtGAAAGAAATGGAGAAAGAGAGGGAAAATAGAgacaaaagaaaaggaaaaatgtATTAATCTACCTCAAGCTCTTTGAGTTCTTCTTCCTCCTATAGGGAAGAACAGACTGAATCAGATGAGAGGAATGTGAGAGTTCAAgcaacatgaacatgaacagagCAACATGAGAGACACATGCAACTGAAGAAACAGATGGAGAGAGATCAAAGAGACTGGCAGGAGGCAGCTAGAGGAGAGAAGTCAAACAGGAGGTTAAAAGGAAGAATGAAGGAGGAAAATCAGTGGCCAAATAAGAGGGAAAAATGCAAATCACaagtacaacaacagagacagagATACACTGTTCATCAAATCCAAGTTACCTCAGACACCAACTCATCTTCTGCCTAGGAACAAACAGGTAGGGAGAAAGAAGAAGGAATAGAAAGAAGCTTTTAACTTGCTCAATTTGGGTACAAGAAATGATAACCTGAATTCAGTACTTTCCAGTTTTGTGTTCGAAACGCATCAGAACAGCAGGTGTGCTATCTGATTTCATTCAAtacttaatatgctgatttaaacaaaaaacattctTAAACAATTAAAAATCAAACACATACAGAACACTCACGTTAAGCTGTATATGTACTATGTAGCAAATCTCAGCTGCTTGATTGTTATACAGTGCCCTCtacaaatattggcacccttggtaaatatgagcaaaggcacCTGCGGAAATACatctgcattgtttttccttttaatctttaatttataaaattgacAAGATTCTAACCCTTGATTAAAGTAAAACAATGCAAACTGGGGGGAATCTcaatatgaaataaatgtttttatctagTTCATGTTggtcacaattattggcacccctagaaatatTTACATTGTTTAGCACACCAGAGTGGAGCTTGGAGCATGAAACTGTCCAGAAATGACTTCCTGTTGCACAGGATTTTAAATATTatgaacacaaaggccaaattcccttagTTGTCCATCACAAGTAAAACCAAAAAacatagttctgatgtgcagaacaagattgctgagcttcacaaaatagacagtggctgtaagaaaagagctaaagcattgaaaatccccatttcctccatcagggcaataattaagaagttccaattaactaaagatgttacaaatctgcctagaagaggatgtgtgtctatatcgtcATAATGGATATTGAGAAGGAGTCTTtaagtggccaaagactctccaaggattacagctggagaattgcagagattaaTTGAGTCTTGGGGCCAGAAAACCTAATAAAAAATTCAAATAGCCCCTACATcaccaaaaacaaactccagcctATTTAGTTGTCAGATATGACTAGAACTTCAAACGGGatgggcttctatggtcagatgaaactaaaaaaagaGTTTTTGGCAGCAAACACTcaagatgggtttggtgcaaacaggAATAAAATGTCCCCCACTGCtagatctttaatgttgtgggcctatttttctgccagagATCCTGGACATTTTGTTTAGATACATTgcatcatggattctatcaaacaccaagagataaaaaaaatgtaaatctcaCTGCTGCTGTTAGAAATTTTATAATGGGACATTTACATATTTCGTcaggacaatgacccaaaacaaacacaaaagtgtGTCACTGAAGACAAAATGAAGCTTCTGCCATGGCAATCTCAGTTCCTTGGCCTAAACCCTTTGGAAAATAAGTGGGGTGAACTGAAGAGGAGAAGCACCACCATGGAActgggaatctgaaggatctAAAGAGATTCTGTATGatggaatggtctctgatctcttgttaGGTGTTCTCCAAGCTCACCAGGGATTATAGAAGAAAattcagagctgttatcttgggaaaaggactttgcaataattgggtgccaataattgtggccaacgtgaactagagaaaaaaaattatttcataatgagacccccccccccccccacacacacacacacacacactttttactttttatctattcagattagaattagaattaagattcaaattttgtgaatttttaaaatgaaagatcaaaaagataaacaatgcagatttatttccacagctgcctttgctcatatttaccaagggttatatttgtggagggcactgtatcatcaaaatgttaattattgtatcATCTTGCTATATATTAAAAGTTGGAAATATACATACTAGGTAGGCAAATTAATTCATTATTTCACACTGACATGATGATTAGAGTGACCACTTGGTTATTGCAGATGAGATTTTGCTGGGACAATGCTGTACATGTGTGAGAGAGATAAATGTACTACTATTAGACTAagtaaatattgatgatgattgGATGATCACATGATTTAAATCACCAACAAGCTTTGTTAATGGTGACTGGCACTTAATTTGCCCAGTTTGAAGTGATATGTAATTTACATCACAGTACCTTTATTTAATAGCGGCTAGTTTATGTTCCTTTATTAGACTATGCAAATAATAAATTCATTTTATCagatcttgatttttttttttttttgttggaacACCCTAATGATAATTTTTAACTTTCCTGCCTGTTATTTTAGTAActgcaaaaagtttttttttacttttaaacaacttttaaaaacagaaaatgcatCCATGACACCTGTAAGGCAAAGGAGGAAGGAAAATGAAACACAGGCAAAACCCAGTGCAAACGAGTCGCCTCCCAAGTGGAAATGCTTTCTCAGTAAAtgaatgactgtaaaaagcagaTGGGAGAAAAAAGAACACATGGATGCAAAATAAATAATGGAATTGTTGTCAGCAAGATGAGAAGGAATGGACGGGAGAGAATAGTAGTTGCAAACACACTCTAGATCTACAATCTGTTCATTCTAGAATAAGAATCACCTCTGAGACCAGATGGTTGTCCTCATCCTGAAACAATGAATAGTGAACATCAGATAAgcgttttattgtatttttaaattgtaaataaaaaaaaaaacgagcagGTATAAATTAACCTGTCAATTGTTgatcaataacaacaacaacaacaaaaaatgttgGTCTAAATTTTGTTCATGATTAATGGATCTTtttaaaggatttaaaaaaacacacaaaatttgTCTTCAATAAGACAGACTGATATTTCACACTGGCTTGTGGGTAGGATTTGACTCATAAACTCAAACAACTAAACTACAAATATCTAgtcaattaaatattaaacagaaCACAATAATGAATATGCACTGAAatatttctgattctgatttattACTCTGAACACATCTAACACATTGActaaattaaagatttttttttcttttttaatgaatGACTTCCACTATTTGCCAGAGCAAAGACAGTGCTCTAAAGACAACTGTCCCTCCACCTTGTTATTTGTTTCGTTATATTTCCCGTCCTTGGGCAAGAGTAACTCTTTCATTTTGATTGCCAAAGGAAACATGCTGCAGTCCAATAAACCAGAAACAGTCATTTAACTGCTATGAAGGATGTCACAGACTAACATGAATCTTCTTGAAGTGTAAAGACTAGGGCCATTGTTGTTAAAATTGCTTCTTAAGAGACAAAAAGTATAGATTTCAGTCTTACCTTATCCTCTTCTCCTTCCACCTGTAAGTCATAGAAGAAAGCAAATGGTTCAGTCAGAAAAGTACAATTTGAAAAGAATTGGGATTAGATGTGCTTTTAAACACATAGTAGTAGTTTCATTACTATTTATtatttctgtctatctatcatggTCAGGTTGTTATACAATGATCAAGACATGCAGAATTGTTTAAGCACTTTCTCACCTGCTCTTCCTCCTCAGCTACCTTTCTCTGAGAAAAAGAgagtaaaaaattaaaatgagcaAATTGCACCAagcaaaaaaactgaataaacacCATACAATCTAAAACAATCTTGCAAGTCACACTGTCAGCAGGAAACACTAGCGGGAATCAAACTACAAGAGAGGAGATGGTAAGGCAGAGTGTTAGATGTTAATTTCAATTACATGGGAGAGTACCTGTATAAGAAATCTGGAGGTTAATAGATGTAGCAAAGGATGAGATTATATAGAAAAAGAAAGAGCTGCTATGAGAAAAGAGATGATGTTTGAGCAGGAATGAGGGTTAAACAGTAGTTTTTTATGGTCAGTTACactctcttcttcttcttcttcttcttcttcttcttttgccGGTTCCTCCTCTTCTGCGTTCTCATCTTGAGCATCTGTATCTACCTCCTTGCCTGGATCGTCTTCTTCCAGCTCTGCTGAGTGTGCATCTCCATTCTGCTCAGCCTCTATGATTTCCTTTCTCTAGAAGAACAAGCGTCGTATCCCAGGAAAAGAGAAATTAAAATGGCTGTGACAGTACAGGATCTGCTAAGGCACAGGTATAAGGCACCACGGATTCCTAGGTAGTTTTAAAACAGGTCCCTCAGGATGAAAACAGGCATGAGTTACTGACCTGAAGGAGAAATAGTTAACAAATAGTACTAAGAAAGAAAAAGAGGCTGTTAGATTAGACAGTGGGAATGATGACATGGAATGGACATTATCAATCAGTTTTTTCAATgttgaaaaatacaaaaaagcacATTTCTTCTTTACAGACAATACACTATAACATTGGGAGAAAAAACTTTTTCCTCAAACAAACATTAGGGTAGTAAAAAGTAATAGGATTGTAATCAATAATGATAtttaataacacaaaataaagtTGTAAGTACATGTAATTCCATAGATTTGTTGTAATTGCATAGTCGTTATATGTAAGTCTGAAATTGTCAAGACAAAATAAAATTTCTACATTTTAAGTAATTAAAAACTGCAGTCCTTTCAACTTGAGTTTTTGAAACTGTGAGAAAACATGCCTGATTAAATGTGATTAAAAACACTCCACAAATGCAGGAGATTAGGAACATCATGCTCTATGTGGAAAGGTTTATATGCAGCTTTGTTTGGAATGGCTTGCAATGTACATCTGCCTACTATTTTTAAGGTGATACTTTACAGTAAGTTTGAATTTGTTAAagggatacactcttaaaaataaaggtgccttcacaatgccatagaagaaccattttgtctaaatggttccataaagaacctttaacatctgaagaacctttctgttacaCAAAAGTTcctttgtggtgaaagaatgttcttcagattaaaaaaggtaagaaagagatggtactttaaagaacctttgactgaatggcgtcgctgtgaagaaccttttaaagcacctttatttttaagagtgtagttcacCCCATGTTGTTCTAAATCTGTATGCATTTCCAAACAGTTCCTGGTAGCGACTGACTTTCATACTATGGTATCCatcattcttcagaatatctacTTTtgtgaacgacatgagggtaaatgAGTGGGTGATCACTTAAAATTAGTTAACTACTTATCATGCACTAATGAAAAATAATTCagcatttattcattttagttgATGTTAATCTctacatttactaatacatttttaaatcaaaatatctGTCAATACTGGttatgtcaggattatgtcttgttctgttctgttgtcctagtgtttttccccctatgtttccagttctaatggtttagtccttgtcttcccctctagttttgtttccatttggtttgttcatgcccatatttgtatttccccctcgttatcctgttatcttgtttgtgaccacgcccccgtttcagtatatttaagagtctgtgtttgcacaccccgtttgtcggtcaatgtagatgttacttctgtttgttttgtttcatgtgctcatttcctgctcccggttttgtttatttgttcattttgcagtttttattttaataaacttcattcattcagttactccggttctcctcgccCATCTctactcctcaacccagccagactATGACAGGTTAATGCAATGTAAACTAATAGACAAAGAAGATCAACTGTGTTTTTAGTAATTAACACTAACAAAGTTTAAATAATGTGTATACTAATCCAAACATAGCCTAAGTGTTAAGTTAGGGTgtgacagacagatgaacaaaaAAGTGAAAAGTAGACAAAGGGCATACAGTGCATAAAGTGCAGTGTAGACGTGTCTGGAAATGCACTGAAAGTGAATATCAgttaaacaaaactaaacaaaagagTAATAGAGTTCAATGAAATATTACTGTTGTGTCATCATCAAGATGTTCCTCTGTGCCAGATCCGTTATGAAGCTTTTGTGCATTTTCGCCTTGTTGTGCCTCCTGCACCAAGAGAGATTTTTATTAAAACAGTGGAGAATTTCATTACTGTCAGCAAGGGAAAGTTTCACCAAATGCTAAAAAGAAGAGAGgggaaaaatgtacacaattttACAGCTGATAGTGATAACACACTCTCACAAGCAAGCAAGCGTTTATCGATTCACCACCAAAGACTCCTCTGGTAATGGTTTTTAGAGGATTCAAAAAAGCTTGGGAAGCTTTACTGGTTGTTGCATTTCaagtatttaatttgattttttatGAGAATTTACGTTAAGGGAAAcattaacccttatgcggtcttcgggggATTTCTGAACCCCGAATGGCGTTcgctaaaattttaaaaaatgttccctttgtccaaatggtatgagactttgcaaatcagtcaacactatcttgatctacaaataaaaaatttaattggaatgatagcttgattttatgttagcgtgaaaaaaatactcacgttcgtggtctttggggtctctggagaaatgcaatttttgttttttgttataaaataatagttaaaaaacaaaacaaatgatattttcctgtttattgatgtttttactcctcatgtgtgcagtttttggaggatttaggatattttttaaatatatataaattaataaataaatattttttataggtttgtacacaaaaacagctttttttgtaaaatttgcccatcttttggaaaatccagttttaaacgtaaaaaaaaaatacttttaccagcaggtggctgcagagctccactatatgctttttgctatttgaccacctgaaagatatcttttcacaagttttttcagttgagttcatatctacatatcatgaaatacacaggactacatttggagaccataaaaactgctctcttataatttgtcaaatagaaaaaaaaaaaagatgttgcattcttatgttcatgttgtgtactgctactcaatatgtaatagaactgttttttttttcagtacaaaaaatgcttaactttgtcaaaaagtatattttattgtaataattgtgatttcataatatgtagatatgaactcaactgaaaaaacttgtgaaaagatatcttattgttggtcaaatagcaattagttaatagtagtgctctgcagccatctagtggtaaaagttatattttttttacttttaaaactgcattttccaaaaatcttacactaaaccatatcaaattatccatgttatccccatgaatgaaagtttaaaatgtgggtattttataaagtgaattttacataaaaagctgtttttgcatataaacctattaaaaatatatatttatttaataatttatatatatttaaaaaatagcagaaAAACtgcgaaaactgcacaaatgtggagtaaaacattaataaacaggaaaaacattttttcgatttttttttttaactattattttgttacaaaatttaagaccatgagtgtgattccaaaacgaagaccgcataagggttaaggtGGACAAAGGATTAAAAAAGGTTTGAAAAACTCTTTATACCCTACTTCTGTATTCTGTATTGtttcaacatttaaaaatgttaaaacaataCCCCTCTCTACAGGAGAGCTGTGGCCTAAAATGTTACCAAATTGCTATTTTGGTGGTTGGTATTTACTGAACATGACTAGGACAAATGAAAAAAACATATACCAGTGACAACCAGTTGTTATGACATTGGTATTACTTTAAGATATTGCagtctaaaactttttttttaatgttcatgtcaaaaaagaaaaggaaacacacacacacacacacacaaaacaacaaCACCAACAACAACCTTAGATCCTGGTGGAGGTGGCAGCCCCAAGAATTCAAATACTGAGTTGTCCTCTTTGGCTTCAAAGAATGTGTCATAGTCCTGCAATTTAAGACAGGAAGCAATAATTAGCAACTTATAGCAATTAATATAGCAATGTCATTTATGTGGAATtcaaaaaaacatattaaacagATGCCCATGCTGCTTTTTCTATAGAACATAGATGTCAACTTGTGACTGTGAAGCCATACAATAACTTGTAATGAAATAGGTCTATAATTTTAGTCATTATTCACTAAATGTAATATTCTGTGGATCCAATTTattgcaaaacaacaacaactaaagtTCCCTGTGTGTATCGTGAACACTCAGAGTTAAGGTTTtagaagacttgaaatatagcACACAACTTGATCTTTTTTacacatttgtgaaaaaaaaaacagaattagacAATTAAGAATTAAACATTCTagaattagacaaaaaaaaatgcaggTTTTGAGCAAAattaagtgaaagtgaaagtcgtgacgtattgtcaagtatggtgacccatactcgaaatgatgacagaattaagcAGAATTAAGCTTCGCGTcatgcctaacaacgcccttcacccgtgatttattcatgatacagcacggcctctcgtaccttattgcttttataaaatggttaccacacaataaaaatattaaaatcaaaaatatatattaatttatatatattaagttgtatgttttcatgaagtaaaatcattaactgccttccgctgtaaaaagtagtccctaactgctgcagctgtgtttacgtgctaagggggttcaatgatacacaaaaccgttgagtgaagcggtcatagcagtgccgtatcatgaatacgaccaaagactatagaatacccaagacatgtcactcgtgtagttttgaatggggaaaaatgcgctcattatggccgcgaagccccgccttcttagtgaaagagccaatcgttgattagaaaagtcagcgcgtcactgcagatgccgttagaagtcccggttgctatagaaacaatcggcgctctaagacgtgcgctcagtactgcgcatgcgcactggctcatctagccggaaaaataagcgtttttttcacgctattggagcacaaggaaccatatttatgaggcagttcttgttggatttctttggagatttaaaatatgaaatttaatcgtaaacttgttgaacagttttggagaatttgatgtttccccattcaaacagataggagctgcgcttgtatgcccgagaggcatttcaaagatggccgccgagtgacatgacttgccttaaagggactttgatacgacacagctgctgaccaatcagaattgaggaatggaactaaccgttttataatttttattatagaaTGAATAATCCCTTATAAAAACCAAATAATGAagctaaaaacatttttaataactaCGCTACAAATGTTTTAATACAGCTTTTCAGACATAAATGTGTTGGTCAGCTTGGGAGACTAATTTATGTAAAGGTTCTTCTGGATATTTCTATTGCAATTTTAGAATTGTGATTTTTGGTTTATAAATTAAGCAAATTAAACagtaaattaaggtttttgtgaacataaactacaaactattttacatgaaaaaaactaaacaacaaATACAGAGTTAATTTGAGAGtttattaatataaaacaaaac encodes the following:
- the sh3bgr gene encoding SH3 domain-binding glutamic acid-rich protein codes for the protein MVIKVFLASSSGSTAIKKKQQDVVGFLEALKIDYTQLDIASNEDNRMWMRENVPGEKKPTNGIPLPPQIFNEEMYCGDYDTFFEAKEDNSVFEFLGLPPPPGSKEAQQGENAQKLHNGSGTEEHLDDDTTRKEIIEAEQNGDAHSAELEEDDPGKEVDTDAQDENAEEEEPAKEEEEEEEEEESRKVAEEEEQVEGEEDKDEDNHLVSEEEEEQASEVL